In Pelodiscus sinensis isolate JC-2024 chromosome 2, ASM4963464v1, whole genome shotgun sequence, the following proteins share a genomic window:
- the FZD8 gene encoding frizzled-8, translated as MERSYLLAIPSLLAAFSLLQRSSSAASSVAAVAASAKELSCQEITVPLCKGIGYNYTYMPNQFNHDTQDEAGLEVHQFWPLVEIQCSADLRFFLCSMYTPICLEDYKKPLPPCRSVCERAKAGCAPLMRQYGFAWPDRMRCDRLPEQGNPDTLCMDYNRTDLTTAAPPPAKPPHRGGKAGGAARPPAAAVPPAEPPRKPRPPPPCEPGCQCRAPMVSVSSERHPLYNRVKTGQIANCALPCHNPYFSPDERAFTAFWIGLWSVLCFLSTFATVSTFLIDMERFKYPERPIIFLAACYLFVSLGYLVRLVAGHEKVACSGGAGAGGAGAGAAGAGGSAAAGAAGGRGAAGGAAELQPELAVAEHVRYESTGPALCTVVFLLVYFFGMASSIWWVILSLTWFLAAGMKWGNEAIAGYAQYFHLAAWLLPSVKSIAVLALSSVDGDPVAGICYVGNQSLENLRGFVLAPLLIYLAIGSMFLLAGFVSLFRIRSVIKQQGGPTKTHKLEKLMIRLGLFTVLYTVPAASVVACLFYEQHNRPRWEATHNCPCLRDQQPDQARRPDYAVFMLKYFMCLVVGITSGVWVWSGKTLESWRALCTRCCWASKGAAAAGATGTGGGGQVAAAAAGGLGGGGGGSMYSDVSTGLTWRSGTASSVSYPKQMPLSQV; from the coding sequence ATGGAGCGGAGTTACCTGCTGGCAATCCCTTCGCTTCTGGCTGCGTTCTCCCTGCTGCAGCGCTCCAGCTCCGCCGCCTCCTCCGTTGCCGCCGTCGCCGCCTCGGCCAAGGAGCTGTCGTGTCAGGAGATCACCGTGCCCCTGTGCAAAGGCATCGGCTACAACTACACCTACATGCCCAACCAGTTTAACCACGACACGCAGGACGAGGCGGGGCTGGAGGTGCACCAGTTCTGGCCGCTGGTGGAGATCCAGTGCTCGGCCGACCTGCgcttcttcctctgcagcatgtacACCCCTATCTGCCTGGAGGACTACAAGAAGCCGCTGCCGCCCTGCCGCAGCGTGTGCGAGCGGGCCAAGGCCGGCTGCGCCCCGCTCATGCGCCAGTACGGCTTCGCCTGGCCGGACAGGATGCGCTGCGACCGCCTGCCCGAGCAGGGCAACCCGGACACGCTCTGCATGGACTACAACCGCACGGACCTCACCACCGCTGCGCCGCCCCCGGCTAAGCCCCCGCACCGCGGCGGGAAGGCGGGGGGAGCGGCGAGACCCCCCGCGGCCGCGGTGCCGCCGGCAGAGCCTCCTCGCAAgccccggccgcccccccccTGCGAGCCGGGCTGCCAGTGCCGAGCGCCCATGGTGTCGGTGTCCAGCGAGCGCCACCCGCTCTACAACCGGGTGAAGACGGGGCAAATCGCCAACTGCGCGCTGCCCTGCCACAACCCCTACTTCAGCCCGGACGAGCGCGCCTTCACCGCCTTCTGGATCGGCCTGTGGTCAGTGCTCTGCTTCCTCTCCACCTTCGCCACCGTCTCCACCTTCCTCATCGACATGGAGCGGTTCAAGTACCCGGAGCGGCCCATCATCTTCCTGGCCGCCTGCTACCTCTTCGTCTCGCTCGGCTACCTGGTGCGCCTGGTGGCCGGGCACGAGAAGGTGGCGTGCAGCGGCGGGGCCggagctggcggggcgggggccggcgcggcgggggctggcgggagcgccgcggcgggggctgcgggcgggcgcGGCGCGGCAGGGGGCGCGGCGGAGCTGCAGCCGGAGCTGGCCGTGGCCGAGCACGTGCGCTACGAGAGTACCGGGCCGGCGCTCTGCACCGTGGTCTTCCTGCTGGTGTATTTCTTCGGCATGGCCAGCTCCATCTGGTGGGTCATCCTCTCCCTCACCTGGTTCCTGGCCGCCGGCATGAAGTGGGGCAACGAGGCCATCGCCGGCTACGCGCAGTATTTCCACCTGGCGGCCTGGCTGCTGCCTAGCGTCAAGTCCATCGCCGTGCTGGCCCTCAGCTCCGTGGACGGCGACCCTGTGGCCGGCATCTGCTACGTGGGCAACCAGAGCCTGGAGAACCTGCGGGGCTTCGTGCTGGCGCCGCTGCTCATCTACCTGGCCATCGGCTCCATGTTCCTGCTGGCCGGCTTCGTCTCGCTCTTCCGCATCCGCAGCGTGATCAAGCAGCAGGGCGGCCCCACCAAGACGCACAAGCTGGAGAAGCTGATGATCCGCCTGGGGCTCTTCACCGTGCTCTACACCGTGCCGGCCGCCAGCGTGGTGGCCTGCCTCTTCTACGAGCAGCACAACCGGCCCCGCTGGGAGGCCACGCACAACTGCCCCTGCCTCCGCGACCAGCAGCCCGACCAGGCCCGGCGCCCCGACTACGCCGTCTTCATGCTCAAGTACTTCATGTGCCTGGTGGTGGGCATCACATCCGGCGTGTGGGTCTGGTCCGGGAAGACCCTGGAGTCCTGGAGGGCCCTTTGCACCCGCTGCTGCTGGGCAAGCAAGGGAGCCGCAGCCGCCGGGGCCACTgggacagggggtggggggcaagtAGCCGCTGCCGCGGCGGGCGGACtggggggaggcggcggcggctccATGTACAGCGATGTCAGCACTGGCTTAACGTGGAGATCGGGCACCGCCAGCTCGGTGTCGTACCCCAAGCAGATGCCCTTGTCTCAAGTGTGA